The following proteins are co-located in the Desulfomonile tiedjei genome:
- a CDS encoding GAF domain-containing protein has protein sequence MLPRFSIVKKFVLVFLIVSIIPLCALGVSTLWNLRAIGQGAIDNTTLQMEKRAKESLELRAVELADRVTQLLHSCEGDLFTLAMLPRTAEIYGRFSLNHRKTIWAREGTNEDPVEVHKEIPLYREIVFIGPGGMEEIRITEDRIAEAAELRDVSKPENTTYKSEKYFQETRKLKKGDLYVSHVTGWFVSRDEQLQGAGSVEEALEGKKFEGVVRIATPCFTETGKFEGIVMVSLDHRHLMELTLHILPTDERFVVFPSYSSGNYAFMFDDEGWIIAHPKFYDIRGIYPDGSECDPTAPSYTREKLLAGEVPFNLDHVDFINPNYSNMAREVRAGRSGVVSTYNVGGIPRVMAYAPIFYDRIPYNRHGVFGGMTIGVQTAKFAEPALMASAKIDDIVAQTKLNTLIILGITALAVILLGTVLARRFTQPIMYLARKARQIAEGHIPYYVAVQTGDELELLGRNFDDMATEIRRHRESLDKSFAELADSKKSVEGYSRQLETQLKVLKNVHYLSQYLTTAYDRELVLQTVLKTCVEGLGYDRAVLYLYEQDTRRLTCHQTFGFSPEHEAGVMGSSYDIDRHDCIPTKAFRFGETLLVKDVRTDPRTTPIDLDIGEAAETDCFVFTPIKSRDRVIGVLGADTNTSSREIRDVEIESLEIVANDAARAIERSELHSKLVAERNFIKSIVTSMTSGIITLDESGCVTWFNPYSEAVFKIRPEDALGNHYRDVFGAFPDWIDLIDRCLDSPECVPGALEKLSVRQDGKETVLEVHFSRIEPQKPHQSIFLIFIQDVTQRKHMEEHIRRSDRLVSLGVLAAGIAHEMRNPLTGLSLLMDDVHDHLPDGSQARDLVRRSLQEIDRLENLINGLLDFAAPSRQVNLEVRPLGDVLHKTLFLLRKLCRNHKVTLNGHADESLPLLHLDADKLQQALLNLLLNAVQAMPEGGDLTVEVKEVPALESLLSGPAVRIIVSDTGTGIAPEDIPYIFDPFFTRSPSGCGLGLAIVHGIVQEHKGRISVSSELGKGTTFQVDLPTAQEPSKEQEAMSGPAAGNSRAVMP, from the coding sequence GCAATCGGCCAAGGGGCCATTGACAACACTACGCTGCAAATGGAAAAGCGGGCAAAGGAATCTTTGGAACTGCGAGCGGTAGAACTGGCTGATCGAGTGACCCAGTTGCTCCATTCCTGTGAAGGGGACCTATTCACCCTTGCCATGCTCCCGCGAACGGCTGAAATCTACGGGCGTTTCTCGCTCAATCACCGCAAAACCATATGGGCGCGAGAGGGAACCAACGAGGACCCGGTCGAGGTTCACAAGGAAATACCCCTCTATCGGGAAATCGTTTTCATCGGCCCTGGCGGAATGGAGGAGATCCGCATCACGGAAGATCGCATCGCGGAGGCGGCAGAATTACGCGACGTGAGCAAACCCGAAAACACGACGTACAAATCCGAGAAATACTTTCAGGAGACAAGGAAGCTCAAGAAGGGCGACCTCTATGTCTCTCATGTAACCGGCTGGTTCGTCTCCCGTGACGAACAACTCCAGGGGGCGGGCAGTGTCGAGGAGGCATTAGAAGGGAAAAAATTTGAGGGAGTGGTCAGAATAGCAACTCCTTGTTTCACGGAAACCGGCAAATTTGAAGGCATTGTAATGGTGTCACTCGACCATCGCCATCTGATGGAGTTGACGCTGCACATTCTTCCTACTGACGAGCGATTCGTGGTCTTTCCCAGCTATTCCAGCGGCAACTACGCGTTCATGTTCGATGACGAGGGTTGGATCATCGCTCATCCGAAGTTCTACGACATTCGCGGGATCTACCCCGATGGCAGCGAATGTGATCCTACGGCTCCATCATACACGCGGGAGAAGCTTTTAGCCGGTGAAGTGCCTTTCAACCTGGATCATGTGGACTTCATTAATCCCAACTATTCCAATATGGCACGAGAAGTGCGAGCAGGACGGTCGGGAGTGGTCAGCACCTATAACGTGGGCGGAATTCCGCGTGTCATGGCTTACGCTCCGATCTTCTATGACCGGATCCCGTACAACAGGCACGGCGTCTTTGGAGGAATGACCATCGGAGTTCAGACGGCCAAGTTCGCCGAACCTGCTTTGATGGCAAGCGCCAAGATCGATGACATAGTTGCTCAGACGAAACTGAATACCTTGATAATCCTGGGGATCACAGCTCTGGCCGTTATTCTCTTGGGGACCGTTCTGGCGCGGAGATTCACGCAACCTATCATGTATCTCGCGCGCAAAGCGCGGCAAATAGCCGAGGGACATATTCCCTACTACGTGGCGGTTCAAACCGGAGACGAATTGGAGCTGCTGGGCCGAAATTTTGATGACATGGCCACGGAGATACGCCGGCACCGGGAGAGTCTCGATAAATCATTCGCTGAACTCGCGGATTCCAAGAAATCCGTGGAAGGATACAGTCGTCAACTGGAAACGCAATTGAAAGTCCTGAAAAACGTGCATTACCTTAGCCAATACCTGACCACGGCGTATGACCGAGAACTGGTGCTCCAAACAGTGCTCAAAACGTGCGTGGAGGGTTTGGGGTATGATCGGGCCGTCCTGTATCTGTACGAACAAGATACCCGACGTCTCACTTGCCACCAGACTTTCGGATTCTCACCCGAACACGAAGCCGGAGTAATGGGCTCTTCATACGATATTGATCGCCACGATTGCATACCTACCAAGGCTTTTCGTTTTGGGGAAACCCTCTTGGTCAAGGATGTCCGCACTGATCCGAGGACGACTCCCATCGACCTCGACATCGGAGAAGCCGCAGAAACGGATTGCTTCGTGTTCACGCCTATCAAGAGCCGTGATCGGGTCATTGGAGTCCTCGGCGCGGACACGAATACAAGTTCCAGGGAGATCAGGGACGTTGAGATCGAATCACTGGAGATCGTAGCCAACGACGCGGCTCGTGCCATTGAACGCTCTGAGCTGCACAGCAAACTGGTTGCGGAACGGAATTTTATTAAGTCGATCGTCACTTCTATGACGAGCGGAATCATCACACTCGACGAGTCCGGATGCGTCACCTGGTTCAATCCATACAGCGAAGCGGTGTTCAAAATACGCCCTGAAGACGCTCTGGGCAACCACTACAGAGACGTGTTCGGGGCGTTTCCGGATTGGATTGACCTGATCGACCGTTGCCTGGATTCCCCGGAGTGTGTGCCGGGTGCCCTGGAGAAACTTTCCGTTCGTCAGGACGGCAAGGAAACTGTCCTGGAAGTTCACTTCTCGAGAATCGAGCCGCAAAAGCCTCACCAGAGCATCTTTCTGATCTTTATTCAGGACGTCACACAGCGCAAGCATATGGAAGAGCATATTAGACGTTCGGATAGGCTGGTGAGTCTGGGTGTTCTGGCGGCAGGAATCGCCCACGAGATGCGAAATCCTCTCACAGGCCTCTCTCTGCTAATGGACGACGTGCACGATCATCTTCCGGACGGTTCCCAGGCTAGGGACCTCGTGCGGCGATCGCTCCAAGAGATCGACAGGCTGGAGAATCTGATCAATGGCCTGTTGGATTTTGCCGCCCCTTCGCGGCAGGTGAATCTGGAGGTTCGTCCCCTGGGAGATGTGTTGCACAAGACCCTGTTTCTCCTGAGAAAGCTTTGCAGGAACCACAAAGTCACATTGAACGGGCACGCGGATGAATCTCTTCCCCTGCTTCACCTGGATGCCGACAAGTTGCAGCAGGCCCTGTTGAACCTTCTTCTCAATGCCGTTCAGGCGATGCCCGAAGGCGGAGATCTCACTGTCGAAGTAAAGGAAGTGCCCGCGCTCGAATCCCTTCTTTCAGGGCCTGCTGTGCGTATTATTGTGAGCGACACGGGAACAGGGATAGCGCCTGAGGACATTCCTTATATTTTCGATCCCTTTTTTACCCGCAGCCCGTCAGGATGCGGACTGGGATTGGCCATCGTGCACGGCATTGTCCAGGAGCACAAAGGCCGGATCTCCGTTTCCAGCGAACTGGGCAAGGGCACAACCTTCCAGGTGGACCTACCCACAGCGCAGGAGCCCTCGAAAGAGCAGGAGGCAATGAGTGGGCCGGCGGCCGGGAATTCGCGCGCGGTCATGCCTTGA
- a CDS encoding sigma-54-dependent Fis family transcriptional regulator — protein sequence MEKILIVDDESFICENLERILQEEHYGTVTVQHGKAALSALREEAIDLVFLDLKLPDIPGLDVLRTIKEMEPDLFVIVMTGYASVESAVEALKLGAYDYIKKPFKADVIKLIVKLALEAQGLKREVRVLKKQHEGLLGDRALISESRAFDEVLKQVREVAKHAEATVLITGETGTGKDLIARTIHNLSPRANRPFLEINCATLPENLLESELFGYESGAFTGAKGRKIGLFEAANGGTILLDELGEMNLGLQAKLLRVLEDKKVRRLGGTHLHEIDLRIIAATNQDLREAIRIKRFREDLFYRLHIVPIHLPPLRERPEDVMALSKYFLSEYSRKFARTFNGITVEAQQLLLRYAWPGNVRELRHVIERICIMHDADMLQADHLPKELTNNSHETETHPYPHDFSIPPEGVNLDQKVEEFTSRLIEKAMQLAGGNISQAAKLLGIPRGTLRYKLEKYEAGKRPQEDRP from the coding sequence ATGGAAAAGATCCTTATCGTAGATGATGAATCGTTTATTTGCGAAAACCTGGAGAGGATTCTCCAGGAGGAGCACTATGGCACTGTGACCGTGCAACACGGTAAAGCTGCGCTGAGTGCCCTACGAGAAGAGGCTATTGATCTGGTTTTTCTCGACTTGAAACTGCCGGACATTCCAGGCCTGGATGTCCTTAGAACTATAAAGGAAATGGAGCCTGATCTCTTCGTCATCGTCATGACGGGTTACGCTTCTGTGGAATCTGCGGTGGAAGCCTTGAAGTTGGGAGCTTACGACTACATCAAGAAACCTTTCAAGGCCGATGTAATCAAGCTTATTGTCAAGTTGGCTTTGGAAGCACAGGGACTCAAGCGAGAAGTTCGGGTCCTGAAGAAGCAGCATGAAGGGCTCCTGGGAGATCGCGCGCTCATTTCAGAAAGTCGGGCTTTCGACGAGGTGCTGAAGCAGGTGCGGGAGGTGGCCAAACATGCTGAGGCCACGGTCTTGATCACCGGAGAAACAGGAACCGGAAAGGACCTGATTGCGCGAACCATTCACAATCTGAGCCCTCGAGCGAATCGGCCGTTTCTTGAGATCAACTGTGCCACTCTGCCTGAAAACCTCTTGGAAAGTGAACTCTTTGGTTATGAGAGCGGGGCGTTTACCGGAGCCAAGGGCAGAAAAATAGGACTTTTTGAAGCTGCAAACGGCGGAACGATTCTTTTGGATGAGTTGGGTGAAATGAATCTTGGCCTGCAAGCGAAGCTTCTGCGGGTTTTGGAGGACAAGAAAGTCCGAAGGTTGGGCGGGACCCACTTGCATGAGATAGACCTAAGAATCATTGCCGCCACCAATCAGGACCTGAGAGAAGCCATTAGGATAAAGCGTTTTCGGGAAGATCTTTTCTATCGCCTTCATATTGTGCCGATTCATTTACCACCTTTGAGGGAGCGGCCCGAGGATGTGATGGCACTCTCAAAGTATTTTCTATCGGAATATTCCCGCAAGTTTGCTCGGACGTTCAATGGAATTACCGTAGAAGCACAACAGCTGCTACTCAGGTACGCATGGCCCGGCAATGTTCGTGAGTTGCGCCACGTGATCGAACGGATTTGCATCATGCACGATGCCGATATGCTACAAGCGGACCATCTTCCTAAAGAATTGACCAACAACTCTCATGAGACAGAGACTCACCCGTACCCACACGATTTCAGCATTCCGCCGGAAGGAGTCAATCTGGACCAAAAAGTGGAGGAATTCACTTCCCGGCTCATCGAAAAGGCAATGCAGCTTGCAGGGGGAAACATTTCACAGGCGGCCAAATTACTGGGCATTCCGCGCGGAACCCTTCGTTACAAGCTGGAAAAGTATGAGGCAGGAAAAAGGCCCCAAGAGGATCGGCCCTAG
- a CDS encoding lipid-binding SYLF domain-containing protein produces the protein MIRTCLIILWAGVLVLSDYGVGSAQPLAMENRLSDAGHVIKDMMEAPDAGIPSDLLKRSQGIIVFPSLLKAGLGVGGHYGKGVVLRRNPSTGKWGPPAFIRLVGGSFGWQIGVQSTDLVLLIMSDVSLRSLFKDKFTIGADASIAAGPVGRDASAATDIGLSSGILSYSRAQGIFVGVSVKGSVIEADWEANESYYGSEVSIIDVFFKSKGTVSPAGRNLMTLLNKYGR, from the coding sequence ATGATAAGAACTTGTTTGATAATCCTCTGGGCCGGCGTTCTCGTACTATCGGATTATGGCGTCGGTTCAGCTCAACCTCTGGCAATGGAAAACCGCCTTTCGGATGCAGGCCATGTTATAAAAGATATGATGGAAGCCCCGGATGCCGGCATACCTAGCGACCTTTTGAAGCGAAGCCAAGGTATTATTGTTTTCCCGTCTCTGCTGAAGGCCGGCCTTGGAGTCGGCGGCCATTACGGCAAAGGCGTGGTGCTCCGAAGGAACCCCTCGACGGGAAAATGGGGCCCTCCGGCCTTCATAAGGCTCGTAGGAGGGAGCTTTGGCTGGCAGATAGGGGTTCAATCCACGGATCTGGTTTTGTTGATAATGAGTGACGTGAGCCTCAGAAGCCTCTTCAAGGACAAGTTTACCATCGGAGCAGACGCTTCCATCGCGGCGGGACCGGTTGGGAGAGACGCTTCCGCGGCTACGGACATCGGCTTATCCTCGGGCATTCTTTCTTACTCACGGGCCCAAGGAATCTTTGTGGGCGTTTCGGTCAAAGGTAGCGTTATTGAAGCGGATTGGGAGGCCAACGAAAGCTATTATGGTTCGGAGGTTTCCATTATTGATGTCTTCTTCAAAAGCAAAGGCACAGTATCCCCTGCCGGTCGTAACCTCATGACCCTGCTTAATAAATATGGACGGTGA
- a CDS encoding GNAT family N-acetyltransferase, with translation MSNTGTKHVEFTEYYPGVLGRITELHATYYHENWGFDLSFEIQVARELAEFMSRFNESRDGLWVAKSENGLAGAVAIDGDLSETEGARLRWFIVEPVLQGRGVGRQLIKKAVEFCIAAGHRKVFLWTFKGLDSARSLYELEGFRLLEEHDVNQWGQQIQEQKFELIL, from the coding sequence GTGTCGAACACGGGAACAAAACACGTGGAATTCACAGAGTACTATCCGGGTGTGTTAGGACGCATAACCGAACTTCACGCGACTTATTACCATGAAAACTGGGGATTTGATCTTTCTTTCGAGATTCAGGTTGCCAGGGAACTGGCAGAGTTTATGAGCCGGTTCAATGAATCTCGGGACGGGCTTTGGGTCGCAAAGTCGGAAAATGGCCTTGCCGGAGCTGTGGCTATCGACGGGGACTTGTCGGAGACTGAAGGGGCCCGGCTTCGCTGGTTTATCGTGGAGCCCGTTCTTCAAGGCCGAGGGGTGGGGCGTCAGCTTATCAAAAAAGCCGTTGAATTCTGCATCGCTGCCGGTCATCGCAAGGTATTCTTGTGGACGTTCAAAGGTCTGGATTCCGCGCGGTCTTTGTACGAATTGGAGGGGTTCCGGCTCCTAGAGGAGCATGACGTGAATCAATGGGGCCAGCAGATCCAAGAGCAGAAGTTTGAATTGATCCTATGA
- a CDS encoding phosphate ABC transporter substrate-binding protein, whose protein sequence is MFKKIALIPVLAGLLVAGSAFAVQVDPELQSYQTVSGVSGNIKSVGSDTLNNLMTLWSEGFRSKYPGVKIEIEGKGSSTAPPALIEGTAQFGPMSREIKASEIQAFEKKYGYKPSVVRTAVDSLAVFVHKDNPIKCLSLKQLDAIFSKTRKGGFPKDIKTWGDLGLTGEWAGKPISLYGRNSASGTYGYFKDVALFGGDYKDGVKEQPGSSAVVQGIASDKYAIGYSGVGYATADVKIVPLGAAEGKCVEATAENAYAGDYPLARFLYIYFNKKPADALNPVMGQFIKFVLSKEGQQVVIKDGFYPVSKLLADEDLKNLGIK, encoded by the coding sequence ATGTTTAAGAAGATTGCGCTAATTCCCGTACTAGCCGGTCTACTAGTTGCCGGCAGTGCTTTCGCAGTTCAAGTTGATCCTGAACTCCAGTCTTACCAGACCGTCAGCGGCGTGTCCGGAAATATAAAGTCCGTGGGCTCCGACACCTTGAACAACCTTATGACCCTTTGGTCGGAAGGTTTCAGATCCAAGTATCCGGGCGTAAAGATCGAGATCGAAGGTAAAGGCTCCTCCACCGCTCCGCCGGCCTTGATCGAGGGAACCGCTCAATTCGGACCTATGTCTCGCGAGATCAAAGCATCCGAGATCCAAGCCTTCGAGAAGAAATATGGGTACAAGCCTTCGGTCGTCCGCACCGCAGTCGATTCTTTGGCCGTTTTTGTCCATAAAGACAATCCGATCAAATGCCTCAGCTTGAAGCAACTTGACGCTATTTTTTCCAAGACGCGCAAGGGCGGCTTTCCGAAAGACATAAAGACTTGGGGCGATCTAGGTCTTACCGGCGAATGGGCAGGCAAACCCATCTCTTTATACGGCCGTAATTCCGCTTCAGGGACCTATGGCTATTTCAAGGACGTGGCCTTGTTTGGAGGAGATTACAAGGACGGTGTCAAAGAACAACCCGGGTCCTCAGCCGTGGTCCAAGGTATAGCCTCAGATAAGTACGCAATAGGCTATTCCGGTGTCGGTTACGCCACAGCCGATGTGAAGATCGTGCCTTTGGGCGCCGCTGAAGGGAAATGTGTCGAAGCAACTGCCGAGAATGCATACGCGGGAGACTATCCGCTTGCTCGATTCCTGTACATCTATTTCAATAAGAAACCAGCGGATGCGCTGAATCCTGTCATGGGTCAATTCATCAAGTTTGTGCTCTCGAAAGAGGGACAGCAAGTCGTGATCAAGGACGGCTTCTATCCTGTATCCAAGCTCCTGGCGGACGAGGACCTTAAAAACCTGGGGATTAAATAA
- a CDS encoding methylglyoxal synthase, which yields MIEMKKRKRIALVAHDNKKRDLIEWAKFNHDLLAEHELYATGTTGAVLEKSLGVEIIKLQSGPLGGDQQIGAKIAEGQIDFVIFFWDPLEPQPHDPDVKALLRIAVVWNIPVACNRSSADFMISSSLMSSEYERLLPDYESYRDWLRKDRYG from the coding sequence ATGATCGAAATGAAAAAGAGGAAAAGAATCGCTCTTGTGGCTCACGACAATAAAAAGCGCGACCTCATTGAATGGGCCAAATTCAACCATGACCTGCTGGCGGAACATGAGCTGTATGCCACAGGTACCACCGGCGCGGTTTTAGAAAAATCCCTCGGGGTCGAAATCATCAAACTGCAAAGCGGACCCCTTGGCGGTGATCAGCAAATCGGTGCAAAGATTGCCGAAGGCCAGATCGACTTTGTCATTTTCTTCTGGGACCCTCTTGAACCGCAGCCGCACGATCCGGATGTAAAGGCGCTCCTGAGGATCGCAGTGGTATGGAACATTCCCGTGGCGTGCAACAGGTCGTCTGCTGATTTCATGATCTCGTCGTCCCTCATGTCGTCGGAATATGAACGTCTCTTACCTGACTACGAGAGCTACAGAGATTGGCTTCGGAAAGACCGGTATGGGTAA
- a CDS encoding fumarate hydratase, with amino-acid sequence MKTIKVEDVTAAVRRLAMDACTILGDDVIQALERYQVTEESVTGREILSRIIENARIARTEKIPLCQDTGMAVVFVEIGQEVHFSGGGLLEAIHEGVRQGYRDGNLRKSVLDPLSRVNTGDNTPAVIHTELVPGEKFKITLAPKGFGSENMSRVMMFPPSAGIDGVKNFIVQRVEESGGNPCPPIVVGVGLGGTFEKAAFMAKKALLRPLGTPNSDEVLDGLEKELLERINKLGIGPMGLGGSTTALAVHVNAYPTHIASIPCAVNIQCHSCRHAEVEL; translated from the coding sequence ATGAAAACAATAAAAGTTGAAGATGTTACGGCCGCGGTCAGGCGTTTGGCCATGGACGCGTGCACCATCCTGGGCGACGATGTAATTCAGGCCCTCGAGAGGTACCAGGTGACTGAGGAGTCGGTGACCGGCCGGGAAATACTGAGCAGAATCATCGAGAATGCGCGCATAGCGAGGACCGAGAAAATTCCCTTGTGCCAAGACACCGGCATGGCGGTAGTCTTTGTGGAGATCGGCCAGGAGGTGCATTTCTCAGGCGGAGGTTTGCTCGAAGCAATTCACGAAGGCGTGCGACAAGGATACCGAGACGGCAACCTGCGAAAATCTGTGCTCGATCCGCTTAGCCGCGTGAATACCGGGGACAATACCCCGGCGGTCATACATACGGAGTTGGTGCCCGGAGAGAAGTTCAAAATCACGCTGGCGCCCAAAGGGTTCGGATCGGAAAACATGAGCCGGGTCATGATGTTTCCCCCGTCGGCTGGAATTGATGGCGTGAAGAACTTCATTGTCCAAAGGGTCGAAGAATCCGGTGGCAATCCTTGTCCGCCGATTGTGGTAGGCGTGGGCCTTGGGGGTACTTTTGAAAAAGCGGCCTTTATGGCGAAGAAAGCCCTTCTCCGCCCGCTGGGGACTCCTAACTCGGACGAGGTCCTGGATGGGCTGGAAAAGGAACTGCTAGAGAGAATTAACAAGCTTGGGATAGGCCCAATGGGGTTGGGGGGAAGCACCACAGCTCTGGCTGTGCATGTGAATGCTTACCCCACCCACATCGCAAGCATTCCATGCGCGGTAAATATCCAGTGTCATTCGTGCCGCCACGCGGAGGTAGAACTGTGA
- a CDS encoding Fe-S-containing hydro-lyase, which produces MRGKYPVSFVPPRGGRTVKSEARKLTAPLDEAVARELRAGDSVILSGTIITGRDAAHKRMTELIIAGKQLPFSIQGEVIYYVGPTPAPPGRPIGAAGPTTSYRMDAYAPLLMEHGLRGMIGKGRRSEEVKQAMMRWGAVYFAAIGGTGALISKTIKEATVVAWEELGPEAVRRLVVEDLPLIVATDSRGGDLYVTGPEAFRK; this is translated from the coding sequence ATGCGCGGTAAATATCCAGTGTCATTCGTGCCGCCACGCGGAGGTAGAACTGTGAAAAGCGAAGCCAGGAAACTGACAGCTCCTCTTGACGAGGCGGTGGCAAGGGAACTGCGCGCAGGCGATAGTGTGATTCTTTCAGGGACAATCATCACCGGCAGGGACGCGGCCCACAAACGAATGACCGAGCTGATTATAGCCGGCAAACAGCTCCCCTTCTCGATTCAAGGAGAGGTAATATATTACGTTGGACCGACGCCTGCGCCTCCGGGCAGACCCATAGGCGCTGCCGGACCAACCACCAGCTACCGCATGGATGCTTACGCTCCTTTGCTAATGGAGCACGGGCTTAGAGGTATGATAGGCAAAGGCCGTCGTTCGGAGGAAGTGAAGCAGGCCATGATGCGATGGGGAGCAGTTTACTTTGCCGCCATCGGTGGAACCGGCGCGCTGATCTCGAAGACGATAAAGGAGGCCACGGTAGTTGCTTGGGAAGAACTCGGCCCGGAGGCTGTCAGGCGATTGGTAGTGGAAGACCTACCGCTGATAGTTGCGACCGATTCCCGCGGAGGCGACCTCTATGTAACCGGCCCGGAGGCATTCAGGAAATGA